Proteins found in one Haloferax litoreum genomic segment:
- a CDS encoding DMT family transporter, whose amino-acid sequence MSIGTQTHRNVALFAILAVLWGTSFIAIEVGLEVLPPALFAALRYDVAGVVLFGYALFAAEDWRPRGRDEWVVVAVGGTLLIGAHFALLFSGQRYVTSGVAAIVLSTSPILTPLFAWSMLPDERLDAGGFVGVSLGLVGTVVIALSSGSVGGQLVGVVLLSLAAVSWAFGTVLVKRLPGNPPVVPMQAWMMLLGAGLLHVASPVLGEPGIATVAWSPLVVAALLFLAVLCSAAGFIIYFVLLDRIGAIEINLVSYAVPIVAALSGWAVLGETIGSETILGFAFILSGFALMKRRALVPFVQRLGVRTGIVAPEAVSDYEHDGVPADD is encoded by the coding sequence GTGTCTATCGGAACACAAACACATCGAAACGTCGCACTGTTCGCAATCCTCGCGGTTCTCTGGGGGACATCCTTCATCGCCATCGAAGTCGGGTTGGAGGTGCTTCCCCCCGCACTCTTCGCTGCACTTCGGTACGACGTGGCCGGTGTCGTGCTGTTCGGCTACGCGTTGTTCGCGGCCGAAGATTGGCGGCCACGCGGCCGAGACGAGTGGGTCGTCGTCGCCGTCGGTGGCACGCTTCTCATCGGTGCACACTTCGCACTCTTGTTCTCCGGCCAGCGGTACGTCACCAGTGGTGTCGCGGCTATCGTTCTCAGCACCTCTCCCATTCTCACGCCACTGTTCGCGTGGTCGATGCTCCCCGACGAACGACTCGACGCTGGCGGGTTCGTCGGCGTCTCCCTGGGTCTCGTCGGAACCGTCGTCATCGCTCTCTCCTCTGGGTCGGTCGGCGGCCAACTCGTGGGCGTCGTCCTCCTCTCTCTCGCCGCCGTGAGTTGGGCGTTCGGCACCGTCCTCGTCAAGCGACTCCCAGGCAACCCACCGGTCGTTCCGATGCAGGCGTGGATGATGCTGCTCGGTGCTGGACTGCTCCACGTCGCGAGTCCCGTCCTCGGCGAACCCGGTATCGCAACCGTCGCGTGGTCACCGCTGGTCGTGGCGGCACTCCTCTTCCTCGCCGTCCTCTGTAGTGCCGCCGGGTTCATCATCTACTTCGTCCTCTTGGACCGTATCGGAGCCATCGAAATCAACCTCGTGAGCTACGCCGTGCCCATCGTCGCCGCACTCAGTGGATGGGCCGTCCTCGGCGAGACCATCGGGTCCGAGACCATCCTCGGGTTCGCCTTCATCCTCTCCGGGTTCGCGCTGATGAAGCGCCGGGCACTCGTCCCGTTCGTTCAGCGCCTCGGCGTCCGTACCGGTATCGTGGCACCCGAAGCAGTCAGTGACTACGAGCACGACGGCGTGCCTGCGGACGACTAA